In a single window of the Acyrthosiphon pisum isolate AL4f chromosome X, pea_aphid_22Mar2018_4r6ur, whole genome shotgun sequence genome:
- the LOC100569581 gene encoding uncharacterized protein LOC100569581 isoform X1 codes for MAGEVRFRLTDNLDPLQTLDICHEIVNMTFCSSDRPFTLKKCTKKRCVDRYDSSESSDSGVATFITELGSPLTPDSRVSEYSIPSPDECEPIMAPPPPLANSADEIDLACWPWSEEWAADCSNIELFSDACDTTDYCKTDTNIANIELDQNAIEDDSCNDKLNIFQNSSKINDLFNSLPLAQCKLIESSDIKSECDFVPDKKFLVSDEESPTKFTLRSSDEHFSNDIITSLQSNILDNKCLLKDEESLLSLQFPSCTPSTCSDSFDETDFKLCEDQMDNSISINYIKDEGEKSICKGLIDASSTKNFKLNNNISDDESDSSSPHKKLCVDQTIKLPNKGRYFMRSSSGSSHDLFKSKIPHLLDQNKNIQDNLKSSPTRLKCSLRNPINKHQQCDNNGSIRNNEQLNYSTTELTSVGFDSNKIRFPKLDSHWISLRGNIMCRWNNCDSHFTATAKLIEHLQVKHVNSQTFSESFVCLWSDCKVFNKPSCSRSWLERHVLSHGGNKPLQCIVQKCRQRFSSQIMLERHVNQHFKSSSNREDEGLNGKLIRRKGKKLRLRRQPFTARKFDYFDQATMMELQNQLFLSTQNSQQDFIDYSRRAIKFQPNVIARRILEGSKTQEVLMRWFPPNILEDEWITCDKKTNFNVIERVVPIMSMSTENRDSITKLFGNIFPPSSRRSRK; via the exons ATGGCTGGAGAAGTGCGCTTCCGATTGACCGACAACC tggaTCCACTTCAGACATTAGATATTTGCCACGAGATTGTCAACATGACATTTTGTTCATCAGACAGACCTTTtaccttaaaaaaatgtacaaaaaagaGATGCGTTGATAGGTATGATAGCTCTGAAAGTTCAGACAG tgGTGTTGCAACATTTATTACTGAACTTGGATCACCTTTGACTCCAGATAGTCGGGTTAGTGAGTATTCTATTCCTTCTCCAGATGAATGTGAACCCATAATGGCACCACCACCACCTTTAGCGAATTCTGCTGATGAAATTGATTTAGCATGTTGGCCGTGGAGTGAAGAATGGGCAGCTGATTGTtccaatattgaattattttctgATGCCTGTGATACTACTGATTATTGCAAGACAGATACAAACATTGCCAATATTGAACTTGACCAAAATGCAATTGAGGATGACTCGTGTAAtgacaaattaaacatttttcaaaattcgtcaaaaataAACGACTTGTTTAATTCATTACCATTAGCTCAATGTAAACTTATAGAGTCTTCCGATATTAAATCTGAATGTGACTTTGTTCCTGATAAAAAGTTTCTTGTGTCTGATGAAGAATCACCAACAAAATTTACACTTCGTAGTTCTGATGAACATTTTTCTAATGACATCATTACTTCTCTACAAtccaatattttagataataaatgtttattaaaagaTGAAGAGTCATTGTTATCTTTACAGTTTCCATCTTGTACCCCCTCAACGTGTTCAGATAGTTTTGATGAGACTGATTTTAAACTGTGTGAAGATCAAATGGACAACAGTATTTCAATCAATTACATAAAAGATGAAGgtgaaaaatcaatttgtaaAGGTTTAATTGATGCATCTTCAaccaaaaatttcaaattaaataacaatatttctgatGATGAAAGTGACTCTAGTAGTCCGCATAAAAAGTTATGTGTAGACCAGACAATTAAACTGCCAAATAAGGGTAGGTATTTTATGAGATCATCTTCTGGTTCTTCTCATGATTTATTCAAATCTAAAATTCCTCACTTATTGgaccaaaataaaaacatacaagataatttaaaatcatcacCAACAAGATTGAAATGCTCTCTTCGAAATCCAATTAATAAACATCAGCAATGCGACAATAATGGTTCAATAAGAAATAACGAACAACTTAATTATTCCACAACTGAATTAACATCAGTTGGTTTTGattctaataaaattagatttccAAAGTTAGATAGTCATTGGATTTCATTGAGAGGAAATATCATGTGTCGTTGGAATAATTGTGATAGTCATTTTACTGCTACTGCTAAGCTCATTGAACATCTCCAG GTAAAACATGTAAATTCTCAGACTTTTAGTGAAAGTTTTGTGTGTTTATGGTCAGACTGCAAAGTATTTAATAAGCCATCTTGTTCACGTTCATGGCTTGAGCGTCATGTGTTAAGTCATGGGGGTAATAAACCATTGCAGTGCATCGTTCAGAAGTGCAGACAACGTTTTAGTTctcaa ATAATGCTTGAAAGGCATGTGAATCAACATTTTAAGTCTTCTAGTAATAGAGAGGATGAAGGTCtaaatggtaaattaataaGAAGAAAAGGAAAGAAATTGCGTCTTCGTAGGCAACCATTCACTg ctaGAAAATTTGATTACTTTGATCAAGCTACAATGATGGAATTACAAAACCAGCTATTTTTAAGTACACAAAATAGTCAACAAGATTTTATTGATTACAGTCGAAGAGCCATTAAATTTCAACCTAAT gtcATTGCTAGAAGAATATTAGAAGGAAGCAAAACACAAGAAGTGCTGATGCGATGGTTTCCTCCTAACAT ATTAGAAGACGAATGGATCACttgtgataaaaaaacaaatttcaatgTGATTGAACGTGTTGTACCTATTATGTCAATGAGCACAGAAAATCGGGATTCAATTACTAAACTGTTCGGTAATATTTTTCCACCTTCATCTCGACGTTCGcgtaaatga
- the LOC100569581 gene encoding uncharacterized protein LOC100569581 isoform X2, giving the protein MDPLQTLDICHEIVNMTFCSSDRPFTLKKCTKKRCVDRYDSSESSDSGVATFITELGSPLTPDSRVSEYSIPSPDECEPIMAPPPPLANSADEIDLACWPWSEEWAADCSNIELFSDACDTTDYCKTDTNIANIELDQNAIEDDSCNDKLNIFQNSSKINDLFNSLPLAQCKLIESSDIKSECDFVPDKKFLVSDEESPTKFTLRSSDEHFSNDIITSLQSNILDNKCLLKDEESLLSLQFPSCTPSTCSDSFDETDFKLCEDQMDNSISINYIKDEGEKSICKGLIDASSTKNFKLNNNISDDESDSSSPHKKLCVDQTIKLPNKGRYFMRSSSGSSHDLFKSKIPHLLDQNKNIQDNLKSSPTRLKCSLRNPINKHQQCDNNGSIRNNEQLNYSTTELTSVGFDSNKIRFPKLDSHWISLRGNIMCRWNNCDSHFTATAKLIEHLQVKHVNSQTFSESFVCLWSDCKVFNKPSCSRSWLERHVLSHGGNKPLQCIVQKCRQRFSSQIMLERHVNQHFKSSSNREDEGLNGKLIRRKGKKLRLRRQPFTARKFDYFDQATMMELQNQLFLSTQNSQQDFIDYSRRAIKFQPNVIARRILEGSKTQEVLMRWFPPNILEDEWITCDKKTNFNVIERVVPIMSMSTENRDSITKLFGNIFPPSSRRSRK; this is encoded by the exons a tggaTCCACTTCAGACATTAGATATTTGCCACGAGATTGTCAACATGACATTTTGTTCATCAGACAGACCTTTtaccttaaaaaaatgtacaaaaaagaGATGCGTTGATAGGTATGATAGCTCTGAAAGTTCAGACAG tgGTGTTGCAACATTTATTACTGAACTTGGATCACCTTTGACTCCAGATAGTCGGGTTAGTGAGTATTCTATTCCTTCTCCAGATGAATGTGAACCCATAATGGCACCACCACCACCTTTAGCGAATTCTGCTGATGAAATTGATTTAGCATGTTGGCCGTGGAGTGAAGAATGGGCAGCTGATTGTtccaatattgaattattttctgATGCCTGTGATACTACTGATTATTGCAAGACAGATACAAACATTGCCAATATTGAACTTGACCAAAATGCAATTGAGGATGACTCGTGTAAtgacaaattaaacatttttcaaaattcgtcaaaaataAACGACTTGTTTAATTCATTACCATTAGCTCAATGTAAACTTATAGAGTCTTCCGATATTAAATCTGAATGTGACTTTGTTCCTGATAAAAAGTTTCTTGTGTCTGATGAAGAATCACCAACAAAATTTACACTTCGTAGTTCTGATGAACATTTTTCTAATGACATCATTACTTCTCTACAAtccaatattttagataataaatgtttattaaaagaTGAAGAGTCATTGTTATCTTTACAGTTTCCATCTTGTACCCCCTCAACGTGTTCAGATAGTTTTGATGAGACTGATTTTAAACTGTGTGAAGATCAAATGGACAACAGTATTTCAATCAATTACATAAAAGATGAAGgtgaaaaatcaatttgtaaAGGTTTAATTGATGCATCTTCAaccaaaaatttcaaattaaataacaatatttctgatGATGAAAGTGACTCTAGTAGTCCGCATAAAAAGTTATGTGTAGACCAGACAATTAAACTGCCAAATAAGGGTAGGTATTTTATGAGATCATCTTCTGGTTCTTCTCATGATTTATTCAAATCTAAAATTCCTCACTTATTGgaccaaaataaaaacatacaagataatttaaaatcatcacCAACAAGATTGAAATGCTCTCTTCGAAATCCAATTAATAAACATCAGCAATGCGACAATAATGGTTCAATAAGAAATAACGAACAACTTAATTATTCCACAACTGAATTAACATCAGTTGGTTTTGattctaataaaattagatttccAAAGTTAGATAGTCATTGGATTTCATTGAGAGGAAATATCATGTGTCGTTGGAATAATTGTGATAGTCATTTTACTGCTACTGCTAAGCTCATTGAACATCTCCAG GTAAAACATGTAAATTCTCAGACTTTTAGTGAAAGTTTTGTGTGTTTATGGTCAGACTGCAAAGTATTTAATAAGCCATCTTGTTCACGTTCATGGCTTGAGCGTCATGTGTTAAGTCATGGGGGTAATAAACCATTGCAGTGCATCGTTCAGAAGTGCAGACAACGTTTTAGTTctcaa ATAATGCTTGAAAGGCATGTGAATCAACATTTTAAGTCTTCTAGTAATAGAGAGGATGAAGGTCtaaatggtaaattaataaGAAGAAAAGGAAAGAAATTGCGTCTTCGTAGGCAACCATTCACTg ctaGAAAATTTGATTACTTTGATCAAGCTACAATGATGGAATTACAAAACCAGCTATTTTTAAGTACACAAAATAGTCAACAAGATTTTATTGATTACAGTCGAAGAGCCATTAAATTTCAACCTAAT gtcATTGCTAGAAGAATATTAGAAGGAAGCAAAACACAAGAAGTGCTGATGCGATGGTTTCCTCCTAACAT ATTAGAAGACGAATGGATCACttgtgataaaaaaacaaatttcaatgTGATTGAACGTGTTGTACCTATTATGTCAATGAGCACAGAAAATCGGGATTCAATTACTAAACTGTTCGGTAATATTTTTCCACCTTCATCTCGACGTTCGcgtaaatga
- the LOC100569581 gene encoding uncharacterized protein LOC100569581 isoform X3, which produces MAPPPPLANSADEIDLACWPWSEEWAADCSNIELFSDACDTTDYCKTDTNIANIELDQNAIEDDSCNDKLNIFQNSSKINDLFNSLPLAQCKLIESSDIKSECDFVPDKKFLVSDEESPTKFTLRSSDEHFSNDIITSLQSNILDNKCLLKDEESLLSLQFPSCTPSTCSDSFDETDFKLCEDQMDNSISINYIKDEGEKSICKGLIDASSTKNFKLNNNISDDESDSSSPHKKLCVDQTIKLPNKGRYFMRSSSGSSHDLFKSKIPHLLDQNKNIQDNLKSSPTRLKCSLRNPINKHQQCDNNGSIRNNEQLNYSTTELTSVGFDSNKIRFPKLDSHWISLRGNIMCRWNNCDSHFTATAKLIEHLQVKHVNSQTFSESFVCLWSDCKVFNKPSCSRSWLERHVLSHGGNKPLQCIVQKCRQRFSSQIMLERHVNQHFKSSSNREDEGLNGKLIRRKGKKLRLRRQPFTARKFDYFDQATMMELQNQLFLSTQNSQQDFIDYSRRAIKFQPNVIARRILEGSKTQEVLMRWFPPNILEDEWITCDKKTNFNVIERVVPIMSMSTENRDSITKLFGNIFPPSSRRSRK; this is translated from the exons ATGGCACCACCACCACCTTTAGCGAATTCTGCTGATGAAATTGATTTAGCATGTTGGCCGTGGAGTGAAGAATGGGCAGCTGATTGTtccaatattgaattattttctgATGCCTGTGATACTACTGATTATTGCAAGACAGATACAAACATTGCCAATATTGAACTTGACCAAAATGCAATTGAGGATGACTCGTGTAAtgacaaattaaacatttttcaaaattcgtcaaaaataAACGACTTGTTTAATTCATTACCATTAGCTCAATGTAAACTTATAGAGTCTTCCGATATTAAATCTGAATGTGACTTTGTTCCTGATAAAAAGTTTCTTGTGTCTGATGAAGAATCACCAACAAAATTTACACTTCGTAGTTCTGATGAACATTTTTCTAATGACATCATTACTTCTCTACAAtccaatattttagataataaatgtttattaaaagaTGAAGAGTCATTGTTATCTTTACAGTTTCCATCTTGTACCCCCTCAACGTGTTCAGATAGTTTTGATGAGACTGATTTTAAACTGTGTGAAGATCAAATGGACAACAGTATTTCAATCAATTACATAAAAGATGAAGgtgaaaaatcaatttgtaaAGGTTTAATTGATGCATCTTCAaccaaaaatttcaaattaaataacaatatttctgatGATGAAAGTGACTCTAGTAGTCCGCATAAAAAGTTATGTGTAGACCAGACAATTAAACTGCCAAATAAGGGTAGGTATTTTATGAGATCATCTTCTGGTTCTTCTCATGATTTATTCAAATCTAAAATTCCTCACTTATTGgaccaaaataaaaacatacaagataatttaaaatcatcacCAACAAGATTGAAATGCTCTCTTCGAAATCCAATTAATAAACATCAGCAATGCGACAATAATGGTTCAATAAGAAATAACGAACAACTTAATTATTCCACAACTGAATTAACATCAGTTGGTTTTGattctaataaaattagatttccAAAGTTAGATAGTCATTGGATTTCATTGAGAGGAAATATCATGTGTCGTTGGAATAATTGTGATAGTCATTTTACTGCTACTGCTAAGCTCATTGAACATCTCCAG GTAAAACATGTAAATTCTCAGACTTTTAGTGAAAGTTTTGTGTGTTTATGGTCAGACTGCAAAGTATTTAATAAGCCATCTTGTTCACGTTCATGGCTTGAGCGTCATGTGTTAAGTCATGGGGGTAATAAACCATTGCAGTGCATCGTTCAGAAGTGCAGACAACGTTTTAGTTctcaa ATAATGCTTGAAAGGCATGTGAATCAACATTTTAAGTCTTCTAGTAATAGAGAGGATGAAGGTCtaaatggtaaattaataaGAAGAAAAGGAAAGAAATTGCGTCTTCGTAGGCAACCATTCACTg ctaGAAAATTTGATTACTTTGATCAAGCTACAATGATGGAATTACAAAACCAGCTATTTTTAAGTACACAAAATAGTCAACAAGATTTTATTGATTACAGTCGAAGAGCCATTAAATTTCAACCTAAT gtcATTGCTAGAAGAATATTAGAAGGAAGCAAAACACAAGAAGTGCTGATGCGATGGTTTCCTCCTAACAT ATTAGAAGACGAATGGATCACttgtgataaaaaaacaaatttcaatgTGATTGAACGTGTTGTACCTATTATGTCAATGAGCACAGAAAATCGGGATTCAATTACTAAACTGTTCGGTAATATTTTTCCACCTTCATCTCGACGTTCGcgtaaatga